A single window of Sporosarcina sp. FSL W7-1349 DNA harbors:
- a CDS encoding NUDIX hydrolase, protein MFRTKLKEQLQQNQSRFIGEETALRSAVLIPLVQVGDEWHVLFEVRAATMRTQPGDICFPGGRIDATDPSPLAAALRETQEELGVDPATVEILGHLSPYVATPSFVIYPFVAAIEYDQIIHSYNKDEVAEVFTVPVEWLLHYEPYMHRVIVEPVPPNDFPFDKIINGAQYQWRARYLEEWFFDYGTYTIWGLTGKILKHFVEIMKHETMLLTKDGQEQS, encoded by the coding sequence ATGTTCCGTACTAAATTGAAAGAACAGTTGCAGCAAAATCAATCCCGGTTCATCGGGGAGGAAACGGCTTTGCGTTCGGCGGTGTTGATTCCGCTAGTCCAAGTGGGGGACGAGTGGCATGTCCTCTTTGAAGTGCGTGCTGCCACGATGCGGACACAGCCGGGTGATATTTGTTTTCCGGGCGGCCGGATTGATGCGACGGATCCGTCTCCACTTGCGGCGGCTTTACGGGAGACCCAGGAAGAATTGGGAGTGGATCCTGCTACGGTAGAGATTTTAGGACATTTAAGTCCGTATGTGGCCACCCCTTCTTTTGTCATTTATCCGTTTGTGGCAGCGATCGAGTACGATCAAATTATCCATTCATACAACAAAGACGAGGTCGCAGAAGTTTTCACCGTGCCCGTCGAATGGCTGCTGCATTATGAACCGTATATGCATCGGGTCATTGTGGAACCTGTACCGCCAAACGATTTTCCGTTCGATAAGATTATTAACGGGGCGCAGTATCAATGGAGAGCCCGATATTTGGAAGAATGGTTTTTTGATTATGGAACTTATACCATTTGGGGGTTGACGGGGAAGATTTTAAAACATTTCGTCGAGATCATGAAACACGAAACTATGCTATTGACGAAAGATGGGCAAGAGCAGTCTTGA
- a CDS encoding stalk domain-containing protein — MKRRNFVPFAMAALLVGGAAVPTAALANEEPAAIEEQPQIDSVFIKIAGTIEDMEVRDNASYYSIKVGDEPAVLVVTEETPVFDNTGKEVELKKGDKVVAYTYADKPMLAIYPPQYSPDIVIVETEAVSMAAVGTFDENLLDETLSLKLNVGEKTELTSLSGKEVTVDDLKGQNLLVFYTIATMSIPAQTPPEKVVVLDQKDQEPVKEEETDSVIETIIASDSYEVEGTKMVPLRLLAEELGYKVESTGNGAILSKGALSYTITRGEKAYGYNKALRYFDVAPALLEPSKTYVPVEFIEQLMK; from the coding sequence ATGAAACGGAGAAATTTTGTACCATTCGCCATGGCCGCTTTGTTGGTAGGCGGCGCGGCTGTTCCAACCGCCGCATTGGCAAACGAGGAGCCGGCTGCAATAGAGGAACAACCGCAGATCGACTCGGTTTTCATTAAAATTGCAGGAACCATCGAAGACATGGAAGTACGGGACAACGCGAGCTACTATTCTATTAAAGTGGGGGACGAGCCAGCTGTCCTGGTGGTTACTGAGGAGACACCTGTATTTGATAATACAGGCAAAGAAGTAGAGCTGAAAAAAGGCGATAAAGTAGTGGCCTATACGTATGCCGATAAACCGATGCTGGCCATTTACCCACCTCAATACAGTCCGGATATCGTCATTGTTGAAACGGAAGCGGTAAGTATGGCAGCTGTCGGGACGTTTGATGAGAACTTGCTGGATGAAACCCTTTCATTGAAACTGAATGTCGGTGAAAAGACGGAACTAACCAGCCTATCGGGCAAGGAAGTCACCGTCGATGATTTGAAAGGACAAAACTTGCTTGTATTTTATACGATTGCAACGATGAGCATCCCTGCCCAAACACCGCCGGAAAAGGTAGTCGTCTTGGATCAGAAGGATCAGGAACCTGTCAAGGAAGAGGAGACGGACTCTGTCATCGAAACAATCATCGCATCTGATTCTTACGAAGTGGAAGGGACCAAAATGGTGCCGCTACGCCTTCTGGCCGAAGAACTCGGGTACAAAGTGGAATCGACTGGAAATGGGGCAATTCTCTCCAAGGGCGCCCTTTCCTATACAATTACACGCGGAGAAAAAGCATACGGCTATAACAAGGCGCTGCGTTATTTCGACGTAGCCCCGGCACTCCTGGAACCTTCGAAAACATACGTACCGGTGGAGTTCATTGAACAATTGATGAAGTGA